A genome region from Arachis duranensis cultivar V14167 chromosome 8, aradu.V14167.gnm2.J7QH, whole genome shotgun sequence includes the following:
- the LOC107462255 gene encoding uncharacterized protein At4g28440: MATPAAKRKPVFVKVDQLKPGTSGHTLTVKVVSSKPVKTVSNRGGRTSMLAAARPSRIAECLVGDETGTIVFTARNEQVELMKPGSTLILRNAKIDMFKGSMRLAVDKWGRIEVTEPATFEVTEDNNLSLVEYELVNVVEE, translated from the exons ATGGCGACACCGGCGGCAAAGCGAAAGCCAGTGTTTGTGAAGGTGGATCAGCTCAAACCGGGAACAAGCGGTCACACTCTCACAGTCAAAGTTGTTAGCTCGAAGCCCGTCAAGACAGTCAGCAACCGTGGTGGTCGGACGTCGATGCTGGCGGCGGCTCGTCCTTCTCGCATCGCCGAGTGCCTCGTCGGAGATGAAACTGGAACCATAGTCTTCACTGCCCGTAACGAACAGG TGGAACTCATGAAGCCAGGATCTACTCTAATTTTGCGTAACGCAAAGATTGACATGTTCAAAGGATCCATGAGGCTAGCAGTTGATAAATGGGGCCGTATTGAAGTCACTGAACCTGCAACTTTTGAGGTTACAGAGGATAACAATCTTTCATTAGTTGAATATGAACTAGTCAATGTTGTTGAAGAGTGA